A region of the Candidatus Caldatribacterium sp. genome:
CCATTCCGGTCATATTCGCCGCAGAGTCAAGGATGCTCCTCACCCCGCGGGGGGTGAGAGGTTTACCGTAACGGTTGACAAAAAGGGACGTGGCTTCGGGAAACTTTGTCTTCCACATGCCGAGGTACGTCAAAAGAGCACACCGAGTGGCTTCGTTGAAAGGAACGATTCGCTCCTTTCCTCCTTTCCCCCAGACCCGAACCATGTTCTTCTCGAAATCTATATCTTCGGGGCGAACCTTCACAATCTCCCCCACACGCATGCCGCTTGCGTAGAGAAACTCACAGAGAGCCCAGTTCCGCAATGCGAGAAAGTCCCCCGGGTTCTCTGTGCTTTTCCTCTTCAGAGCCTCAAGGAATTGCTCCACCTCTTCCCGGGTCAGAAACTGAGGTAAACCCTTCTCCACCCGAAACTGTCCGATACCATCACAGGGGTTCTCAGCAAGGAATCCACGACGACGGAGGAACCGGAAAAAACTCCTCAGAACCGAAGCACGGTGGCTTTGGGAGACCCGCTTGAGCTGGTGATGGGTTTTCAAGTACACGAGGAAATCACTCACATCTTGAGAAGTAACGCCAAAGACATCTTTTCCTCGCGTCTTCACAAATCCAAGGAACTGACCAATGACCCGGAAGTAATTCTCAAGGGTATGCGGAGAGTACCGCCGCTCATTCTGGAGGTAGTTCCAGTACGCCCTGAGACACTCTCTCTCCTTTTCGTTGCAGAGTGATTCGAAGGGGAACACCTTCCCAGTCAATCTCCTCTCGTA
Encoded here:
- a CDS encoding tyrosine-type recombinase/integrase, with translation MTGKVFPFESLCNEKERECLRAYWNYLQNERRYSPHTLENYFRVIGQFLGFVKTRGKDVFGVTSQDVSDFLVYLKTHHQLKRVSQSHRASVLRSFFRFLRRRGFLAENPCDGIGQFRVEKGLPQFLTREEVEQFLEALKRKSTENPGDFLALRNWALCEFLYASGMRVGEIVKVRPEDIDFEKNMVRVWGKGGKERIVPFNEATRCALLTYLGMWKTKFPEATSLFVNRYGKPLTPRGVRSILDSAANMTGMEGKKLFPHIFRHTFATHFLSGGGELRVIQEALGHSSLSTTQIYTHLDWSKMKKVYESAHPHARKAKEDEE